A genomic region of Archangium lipolyticum contains the following coding sequences:
- a CDS encoding response regulator: protein MSRILIVEDEEILAASLEDILEDEGHHVRMARNGLEALELLTRERPDLVLLDLMLPLMDGLTVLKTLRRESPAPAVVVMTSCERTVLREVPVQGFLRKPFSLDALLGAVKAALP, encoded by the coding sequence ATGAGCCGCATCCTCATCGTCGAGGATGAGGAGATCCTCGCGGCCTCGCTCGAGGACATCCTTGAGGACGAGGGGCATCACGTGCGCATGGCTCGCAACGGCCTGGAGGCTCTCGAATTGCTCACGCGGGAGCGGCCGGACCTGGTGCTGCTCGACCTGATGCTGCCCCTGATGGACGGCCTCACGGTATTGAAGACCCTGCGGCGGGAGTCGCCCGCCCCGGCGGTGGTCGTCATGACCTCCTGCGAGCGTACGGTGTTGAGAGAAGTCCCCGTCCAGGGATTCCTCCGCAAGCCCTTCTCGCTCGATGCACTGCTCGGCGCGGTGAAGGCAGCGCTGCCCTGA